Below is a genomic region from Ferrimicrobium sp..
TGCGCCGTAATGAGTCGACGCAAGCTCTCAAGGAGGTCCTCCGCGACGGTTAGGACGTTGGCGCGCGCCATGGCCGGTTGCCTGGATTGGCCTGCTAGATTGTGTAGTCTATTCCGGGGTAGCTCAATCGGCAGAGCACGCGGCTGTTAACCGTGTGGTTGAGAGTTCGAGTCTCTCCCCCGGAGCTCGGGGCCCGTAGCTCAGCGGTTAGAGCAGGGGACTCATAATCCCTTGGTCGTGGGTTCGAATCCCACCGGGCCCACCAGGTCAGGGCATGTGTCAACTCAATGGACTGGCAGAAAAACCCAACAGGGCCCCCAAAGTTGCTGTGTTCACAACGAGACGTGTGCTCCTTGTAGCCCTGCGACCTTTGTAATGACGAAGCTCCCCACACGTGCAACCTCTGGATTGTGAGCGCTTGTCTCATCTCCACTCTGCTCGACCCTCTCGCACTTCAGGTGGATCGCATGGCGTTCGCCACTTCACCAAGAGGTCCTCTTCGGTATTGGATAGGTTTGTAGCACCAGTCTCTGCTTCGACAGGTTAATACAGTTTCACGCTAGAATTACGTACATGTCTACTCTGCCATTAGCTGATGCTCGTGCTCAACTCTCGAAACTCGTCACAGAGGCGGAAAACACGCACGAACGCTTTGAGATCACTCGCAAGGGCCACCGTGTCGCAGTTCTACTTGGAGCGGATGACTACGACGCATTGTGTGAGACGATCGCAGTCCTCTCGGATGCCGAGTTGCTGCGATCCCATGCCGAGGGCATACAAGCCGTCGAAGTTGGCGATGTCGTAGACGCTGACGAGCTTGCGCAACTGATGCGTCAATCGAACAGGCTGCGTGAAACTGATTGACCGAG
It encodes:
- a CDS encoding type II toxin-antitoxin system Phd/YefM family antitoxin, translated to MSTLPLADARAQLSKLVTEAENTHERFEITRKGHRVAVLLGADDYDALCETIAVLSDAELLRSHAEGIQAVEVGDVVDADELAQLMRQSNRLRETD